The following nucleotide sequence is from uncultured Campylobacter sp..
AATTTCAGCGCATAAATTTCATATAATTAAAATTTAGCGCCCAAATGCGTGCAAGCTCTGCTTCAAAATACCGCCTAGCGCTTTACTTTCCCGCAGCCAGTAGATCCGCGAGCACCTTTGCGGCGTGATCCTTTGCCTTGACGCTTTTATAGACCTTTAAAATTTTGCCGTCCGCACCGATCAGAAAGGTCGAGCGCACGATGCCTAGATACTCGCGCCCGTAGTTTTTGCGCACCTGCCACGCGCCGTATAGCTTGGCTACCTCGTGCTGCGGATCGCTCAGCAGGATGTGTTTTAGGCTCTGCTTGGCGATGAAGCCCGCGTGGGATTTGGCGCTGTCGGGGCTGATGCCGACGATCACGCAGTCTGCGGCGATGAAATCATCGTATACGGCGCTAAATTCGCACGCTTCGGTCGTGCAGCCGGGGGTGTTATCCTTGGGGTAAAAATACAGCGCGACCCTCTTGCCCGCGAAGTCCTTTAGCGAGACGCTCGCTCCGTCGGCGTTTTGCAAGCTAAACTCGGGCGCCGCATCTCCCGCTTGCAGCGTGATTTTGCGCTCGCGATCCTCTGCGCTGAACTCATCTTCGATCTGTGTTTTTCTCTGCATATCGTGTCCTTTTTTTGAAATTTTCGGGCTTGTAGCCCGAGTTGCGGCTAAATTTTAATCTTTTTTCATAAATTTATCCTTGCTTGGACGAAATTTTGCTCCGTGCCGCAGCTGCGCGCGCATTGGACGGATTGTAAGTAAGATCGTTTTAGACGAGGGCGAGCGTGGGAGCTTACTTTGCGGCACGCGTAAAAACATTTTGTTGCACATGCCTTGAGGCAGTATGGTACGAGAGCGCCTCGTATCTATCGCGCCTCACGAATCCCATTCCTCGCGAGCAAAATAACGCTTCGTTTTCGCAAACCTCATTATTCTACTTTTAGCTTTTTAACGATATGATTCTGCAGATTTTAACAAAGGAAATAATATGAAAACACTCGTTATCTTATCGCATCCTAATTTCGCCGCCTCGCGCGTAAACAAAGCCCTATCGCAGGTCGCAAAGGGGGCTGCCGGCGTAGAGGTGCGTCATTTGGAGGGACTTTACGGCACCGATACTACGCGCATCGACGCTCGCACAGAGCAAGACGCGCTACGCGGCGCGGATCGCATCGTATTTTTGTACCCGATGTACTGGCTAAACGTGCCGCCTATGCTAAAAGCCTATATCGACATCGTCTTTTCGCACGAGCTGGTGGGTTCCGGCGCGCTTAGGGGCAAGGTCTTGCAGCTTGCGCTAAGTGCTAGTACGCCGCTTAGCGAGTACTCTAAGCAGGGTACTATCGGCTTTAGCCTGGATGAAATTTTAACGCCGCTTAAGATCGCAGCAAACTACTGCGGGATGGACTTTGTTGTGCCGTTTGTCAGCAGCGGATTTGAGCCCGGCGAGTTTGGCGACGATGCCGTAGATGCCGCAGCCGCACGCTTTGGTAAGCTTTTGCGAGGCGAGTTGGGCCCCGGCGAGTATCAAATTTAGCAAAGCAAGTGCCCGCTATCTGCGGCTACGAGCCGAAATTTTACGAGAGTGATTTTATCCGCGGAATCTACGCCTTTTAACAAGCCGATCGGTAAAAGCTCAAGAACGCTCGGGTTTAGGGCAAGGCGATCGGTTTGACGATCTGTCCGTGCTGCTATCTATCGGCGGGCGCGGTTAGTGTGTGCCGCTATGATCTAGATCGGCTCTCTCTTGGTGTGGATATCTACGCGAGGATCGGTCGCTACTGCGTAAAGCGGCGGCATGTCACGAGCGCGTAAAATATGAAAGCACATTGCTATAAGCGAGCGAGCGGGGCAAGAGCGAGTTTGCATTTCATAAATATCTCGCGTGAGTGGGCTTGCGTGTTGCATGTATGCAAAGCTTGCGCGAAACGCGCACTGCGGCAAATAGGGCAAGACCGCTCTTGGTGTGATTGGGGCTGGATGTCGCGCGGGGTGTAGCTGCGCGCATGAGAGAAAAGACGCTTATAGCGCGATTTGAGCTGCTACGAAATTTGATTTATCAAAAGAGATTTTTGAAGAAGGAGCGAAATTTATAAAATTTCACTCTTTGATTTTGTGATGTTTAAAGCGTGCGCATCGCTTCGCACAACGCCGGGTTATTTTACGCCGACGATTATTTGAGTAGCTTTGACGATCGCGGTTACTTCGTCGCCGACTGCTAGCGCCAAATTTTTAACGGAGCCGTTTGTGACGATCGCGCTTAAATTTTCGCCGCCTGCGGTTCTCACATCGATTTCAGCATTGATTGCGCCCTCTTTAACGGCGGTGATTTTGCCTTTTAGCTGGTTCGCAGCACTTAGACGAAGGTCGTTTTCTCCCTTTGAAATGATGACATTTGGGGCTTTGAATAAAAATACCGCCTCTTTGCCCGCCTTTAGATCTAAGGCTTTTTCGGAGTCGACCGTCACGGTTGCTTTTAGCACGTCGCCGCCTCTGGTTTTAGCTGTGATTAGCGAATTCACCGCACCTGTTTTTACGTCGCTGATTACGACGTGAAGCTGATTTCTAGCACTGATTGCCATTGTTTCTCCTTGTAAAAATTACGAGCAATGTTAGCGGTAAATCCTTAAATGAAATTTAAAAATGCTGCATGTAAGAAATTAATTTGATTTGTTGCGAATTTATATTAAGCCCACTTTTTAAATTCCTAGCTTGCATTATGAAAAGTAGCGTTAAAAAATATATGAAATTCTAAATTTGCATATTAAATCGAGTTATTTTCCTTGAAATTTTATTCGTTTTTTATAAAATTCTGCGTTTTTTAGAGCTCTGACGCAAAATTTAGCATTTGTTTTATGCGCACCTGCGAAGTGTACATCCGGATAAAATTTATCGCAAATCGCGCATGGTAAGGCTTTAAGAGCGCTCCGCTTAAGCCTTGTTTGCTGAATTCTATGCCTCGCACATCGGTTTTCCGAATAGATTTTGGTGAGCGAAGTAATTTTACATTTGCTTTAAAATACGGCTAGCAGCGCGCTTTGGGCGCAAAATTTCAGCGCACCTTGCTTTGCAGAAAATCGCGCAGAATCATCGCGTGGTTGCAGTGCTCGTCCTTTGCGGCGTATAGCAACGTGACGACTGGCTCGTTTTTGACCGCTTTTAAAAACTCCGCCACGGCGGGATTTTGCTCAAGCTCAGCCAGGTAGAGCTCCTTAAAATGGGCGAAATTCTCAGGCTTGTGCGCGAAAAGCTTACGTATTTCGGTGCTAGGCGTTATGTCTTTTGCCCACATATCAAGCTCCAACGCATCTTTTTTTACGCCGCGCGGCCACAGTTTGTCGCATAGTACGCGAAAACCATCCTCTTCCTCCGCGCGCTCATAGACGCGCTTAATCTTAAATTTTGTCATAGTTTGCTCCTTTAAATTCGCTAATCTTTGATGAAATAATCGCCGTCGAAGCTTACGAGCGAGTACTTGCGCTCGCTTCCAAGCGCCTCTACGAGCTCCGGTACGCTAAGAAACGTGAGGCTGTCGGCACCTATAAATTTGCAAATTTCATCCGTGCTCATATTCGCGGCGATCAGCTCGCGCACGCTCGGCGTGTCGATACCGTAGCGCTCGGGATACTTTAGCTCGGGGCTCGCGATGCACATATGCACGCGCGCCGCGCCCGCATGGCGCAGAAGCTCGACGATCTTTTTGCTCGTGGTGCCGCGCACGATGCTGTCGTCGATCACCGCGACGCTCTTGCCGTGCAGTGCCGCGCCAATCGGATTTAGCTTGAGTTTGACCTTTAAATTTCGCACCTCTTGCGTCGGCTCGATAAAGGTGCGACCTATGTAGTGGTTGCGCACGATCGCCATCTCAAAGGGGATTTTGCTCTCTTGTGCGAAACCCAGCGCCGCCGGTACGCCGCTATCGGGCACGGGCACGACGAAATCGGCTTTTAGCTCTTTACATTTTCGCGCGAGCGCCGCGCCCAGTTTTTTTCTGACTTCATATACGTTTTTGCCCTCTACGACGCTGTCGGGGCGCGCGAAGTAGATGTATTCAAACGCGCAAATTCTAGCCTCCGCGGCTTTTAAAATTTGAACCGAGCTGAACTCGTCCTTGCCCTCTTCGAAGATCACCATCTCGCCGGGCTTTACGTCGCGGATGAACTCGGCTCCTACGAGATCAAACGCGCAGGTCTCGCTCGCGACGATGTAGCCGCCGTCTTTTAGCCTGCCGATGCTGAGCGGACGCACGCCGTAGCGATCGCGCACGGCAAACATCTTTGAGCGGCTTAAAATCAGAAGCGAATACGCGCCCACGCACTGATTCAGAGCTTCGATGATGCGGTCTTTTAGATGCTCCTGCTTGCTACGGGCGATGAGGTGTAGGATATTTTCGGTATCCATGCCGGACTGAAAGATCGCCCCCTCGCTTACGAGCTTGCGGCGGATTTCGTCTTTATTGATCAAATTTCCGTTATGAACGATTGATATCTCTCCCAGAGCGTAGTTGCCCGCAACGGGCTGCGCGTCCTTTAGGCTGTCTGCACCCGCGGTGCCGTAGCGGTTGTGACCGATCGCAATGTTGCCTTTTAAAATTTCAAAACTTGTGGGGCTAAAAACCTCCGTCACGAGCCCCGTGGCTTTGATCGTTTTGATATGATGGTTGAAGCTCGAGCTGATACCGCTTGCCTCCTGGCCGCGGTGCTGCATGGCAAAAAGCCCGTAATACGCGGTCTTAGCCGCACCTTCGGAATTTATGACTCCCACGATTGCGCACATTTTATAACCTCTTAAATTTTATTTTTTAGAAATTTATCTATATTTTGTTTTATCATTGACGGCTCGCCGTCCGGCATTTTGCCGGCGCCTTATTAAATAGATCGGCTGAAATTTTAAACGTCTCGGCGATATTTGCTCCGCCTTTGGCATAGCTGCCGAATAGCCCGACTTTGTAAATTCCAAAGCTTTCAAGCTCCGGCTTTAGCTCGCGCAAAAAATTTAAAATTTCATCTTTTGTAGGCATCTTTTCCTCTTAAATTTAGCCGCAAATGTCTAAATTCCTAAGCAGTCGTCCATACCGTAAAGCCCGCTATTTTGGGGCGCTAGCCAAACTGCGGCCTTTATCGCGCCTCTGGCAAAGGTCGCGCGCGAAGTCGCCGTATGATTTAGTTCGATAAACTCGCCATCGCCGTAAAATCCCACGGTGTGGCGCCCGACTATGTCACCGCCGCGCAGCGACATCACGGCGATCTCGTCCTTGCCGCGCTCGCCGATGAGCCCGTCGCGACCGCTTACGCGCACGTCTTTTAAGCTTAACCCGCGCGCGCTCGCGGCGCTTTCCGCGAGGCTCATCGCCGTGCCGCTCGGAGCATCTTTTTTGTGGCGGTGGTGCATCTCTAAAATTTCGCAGTCAAAATCGCGCAGGCTCCTGCTGGCAAGCGCCACGAGTTTGTTTAGCACCGCGACGCCCAGGCTCATATTCGTAGCGTGCAGTACGGGCATCTTCGCGCCGCATTCGCGCAGTAGCCGCTTGCCCTCCTCGCCCAGAGCCGTCGTGCCGATGCAAAGCGGCTTTGGGTGCGAAAGCGCAAATTTCATTAAGCTTATCGCGCCGTCTCGGATCGTGAAGTCTATCACGACGTCACAGCCGCTAAAAAGCTCGTCGTAGCTGCTTACTACAGCGCAGCTCGGCGCATAATCAAGCGGCGCGACCGTGTAGATCACGCTTGCTCGCGCCTGATCGAAATTTTTCAGGCATTCGTAGATCATCGTGCCCATTCTACCGCTTCCGCCATGAATTCCTATATTTATCATCACCGTTCCTTTAAATTTAGTCCGCTTAGTATAGCTAAATTTTGCTTACACTACCTCTCTACGCCGAGGCTTAGCGGGATAAAGCTGTTTTGTTTGAGCTCGGCTTCGCTTGGTTTTTTGATCTCTATGCGAGAGGCGCTTACGCCGCGCTGCACGAGTGCCGCTTGCACGGCGGCCGCCCTAGCAAGGGCTAACTCATCAAGACGCGAACGGGTAAATTTCTGCGCGCTTATCAGCTCCTCCATCGCCTCATCGCCGCCGGATTTGATGCCGTATTTGATCTTAAGCGCCGCTATGGCTTCATCCGAGGAGAGGCCTTGTTTATTGGACATCAGCGTGAGAGTGTTTTGCAGAGAGCGCCTTTTAAACTCGTGAGTATCGAGCTTTTCGTTATACGCAGAGTTTAGAATGATCTTAAGTTCGGGCTTGGCTTTTGCGACCTTGGCTAAATCATCTATTTTAGAGTTTTCGCTGATTAAAATTTCGCTGCTCGCCGCCTCAAAATCGATACTTTCGAGCTTTTTCGTATCTACGCCCGCGATCTTTCCCATAAATCTAAACGGACTTAACACGATGTCAGATAGCAGTTTTTTGACCGCGCCCCAAACGAGCGCGCCGTAGCTAAATTTCGGATCGCTCAGCGTGCCGCTTAGAGGCAGGCTAAGATCGATCTGATCGTCGCTGTCCTTTAGGATCGATACCACTAGACCGATCGGAAGGCTCAGCGCATCCTTGCTCTGCACCTCTTTGCCGAGCTCGAAGCGGTCTAAATTTAGATCATTGCTTGCATTTAGCTTGCCGTCATCGATTTTGTAGGCAAGTTTTAAATTTAACTTGCCGCCCGCGATTTCATTGCCGATATATTTGGCGGTATAGGGCGATGCGGGCACAAGCGGAATCTCCTTTAAAACGACGTTTATGTCGCTTTTGCGTTTAAAATCCAGCGGATAGGCGCGCGCCGTGATGTTCGCTAACCCGCTTCCGCTTACGAGCGAGCTAAACTTAATATCCGCCGCTCGCTTCGGGCTGATCTCGCTGATGCTTGCTTTCATATCGCTGATGCGTAGTTTAAAGGGCGTTGCTAGACTCTCGTCGGTAAAGCTTAAGCTTCCGCCGCTAAGCGAGATATTTTTTACGCTCCACGCAAAGCCTGCCTTGCTTTTTGTGGGTTTGCTAGGCTCAGCTTCGGCGGGCTTTGCGGCCTGTTTTGCCTGCGCGGCGGGCTTTATTAGCGAAGTTAAATTTAAACGCCTGTCTTTATTTAGCGAGATATTTGCCGCGGGTGAGCCAAGAGCGATCTTGTTTAGCGTGAGAGAGTTTGGGCTTAGCGCGATTTGCGCGACATTCAGCGATGCAAGCGAGAAAATTTTATCCCTACCAGAGCTTAGCGCCAAGCCTTTGCCCGATAGCTTGCCTTCGAGCGAGAATGTGTTTGAAAGCTTCAGCTGCCCTTGCGTAGCGAGCTCGCCTGCGATGGAGCCCGCGATAAATTCCGCCGCATATCTGTTAAAAACGCTCAAGTTCGGCGCATTTAGGCTGAAGCTCACGCCCACGTTAAGCGGCGCGATGCTAGCCTTGCCGTCCGCGCTAGCCGCGATCTCGCCCGCGATAAGGTTTGCTTTGATGCCGAAAGGCTCGGTAAAATTCGAGCTTAGCC
It contains:
- the dapB gene encoding 4-hydroxy-tetrahydrodipicolinate reductase; translated protein: MINIGIHGGSGRMGTMIYECLKNFDQARASVIYTVAPLDYAPSCAVVSSYDELFSGCDVVIDFTIRDGAISLMKFALSHPKPLCIGTTALGEEGKRLLRECGAKMPVLHATNMSLGVAVLNKLVALASRSLRDFDCEILEMHHRHKKDAPSGTAMSLAESAASARGLSLKDVRVSGRDGLIGERGKDEIAVMSLRGGDIVGRHTVGFYGDGEFIELNHTATSRATFARGAIKAAVWLAPQNSGLYGMDDCLGI
- a CDS encoding NAD(P)H-dependent oxidoreductase, yielding MKTLVILSHPNFAASRVNKALSQVAKGAAGVEVRHLEGLYGTDTTRIDARTEQDALRGADRIVFLYPMYWLNVPPMLKAYIDIVFSHELVGSGALRGKVLQLALSASTPLSEYSKQGTIGFSLDEILTPLKIAANYCGMDFVVPFVSSGFEPGEFGDDAVDAAAARFGKLLRGELGPGEYQI
- a CDS encoding nucleotidyltransferase domain-containing protein, with the translated sequence MPTKDEILNFLRELKPELESFGIYKVGLFGSYAKGGANIAETFKISADLFNKAPAKCRTASRQ
- a CDS encoding TOBE domain-containing protein, which encodes MAISARNQLHVVISDVKTGAVNSLITAKTRGGDVLKATVTVDSEKALDLKAGKEAVFLFKAPNVIISKGENDLRLSAANQLKGKITAVKEGAINAEIDVRTAGGENLSAIVTNGSVKNLALAVGDEVTAIVKATQIIVGVK
- the bcp gene encoding thioredoxin-dependent thiol peroxidase — translated: MQRKTQIEDEFSAEDRERKITLQAGDAAPEFSLQNADGASVSLKDFAGKRVALYFYPKDNTPGCTTEACEFSAVYDDFIAADCVIVGISPDSAKSHAGFIAKQSLKHILLSDPQHEVAKLYGAWQVRKNYGREYLGIVRSTFLIGADGKILKVYKSVKAKDHAAKVLADLLAAGK
- the purF gene encoding amidophosphoribosyltransferase; translation: MCAIVGVINSEGAAKTAYYGLFAMQHRGQEASGISSSFNHHIKTIKATGLVTEVFSPTSFEILKGNIAIGHNRYGTAGADSLKDAQPVAGNYALGEISIVHNGNLINKDEIRRKLVSEGAIFQSGMDTENILHLIARSKQEHLKDRIIEALNQCVGAYSLLILSRSKMFAVRDRYGVRPLSIGRLKDGGYIVASETCAFDLVGAEFIRDVKPGEMVIFEEGKDEFSSVQILKAAEARICAFEYIYFARPDSVVEGKNVYEVRKKLGAALARKCKELKADFVVPVPDSGVPAALGFAQESKIPFEMAIVRNHYIGRTFIEPTQEVRNLKVKLKLNPIGAALHGKSVAVIDDSIVRGTTSKKIVELLRHAGAARVHMCIASPELKYPERYGIDTPSVRELIAANMSTDEICKFIGADSLTFLSVPELVEALGSERKYSLVSFDGDYFIKD
- a CDS encoding DUF488 family protein, with amino-acid sequence MTKFKIKRVYERAEEEDGFRVLCDKLWPRGVKKDALELDMWAKDITPSTEIRKLFAHKPENFAHFKELYLAELEQNPAVAEFLKAVKNEPVVTLLYAAKDEHCNHAMILRDFLQSKVR